TTGACAAACTATTTATTCTTTATTGGTGGCTTGGAATGACTAGAAAGTGACAATCCAAGGCATTTTTTTACAGCCAGAAATTGACCATCTTAAATTGGCATTTTTTGGTGGCTTCATCCCGCCAATAAGGAGGGAATAAGGAATATTCCGTGGTAGATAATGGTTAAACGGATTACTAACCCTAGGGACCTGATTAAAAGAAATCATATGATTAAGGACCTATTTGAAAATTCCATATAGTTAGGGATTGACTCAGTAATTAAAAGCTTTTTATACTATGGAAGCTCCATTAGTTCATGTAAACTCGTTAGTTTGACATCATCTTGTATTAAACTACAACGTCCTAGGCAGGCATAATTTACAAGAAAACAACCCTCTTACTGTAATATTGGTTTTTTATTGCTACCTCAAGCACATTATGTGAGTCAGTAGAACATGTAATCaacacaatataataaaaaatcaaaccaataaataacaaaaaaaattaaataaaataaattgaaattaaagaagATAGCtccattataattattttcgtTGCTGTTGCTTCTTTGTCAACTGGTTTAAGATTCCTCCTTGAGTTTAATTTAACTATCTAGTTTGCCAACCTTGTAGGCAGGTGTTAAGTTATGATATTTAGCATGTTTCCAATTTTCCTTCCTCGTTGCATTTTTTCCCccttgttatattatattattttgttctttagcATTTGCACTGTCGAAGTCATCTTTCATACTATGTGTACCTCTTCTTCCTAATTTAAGAGACATCAagtgatatttgattttttttaatcactACACTACATATTACTCTTCAAATGGGGTAGGAATTTATCAATAAGGTTTTGATTCCACACCACCTTTTTTGGCTCATACAATTTTAGACTTTTCTAGTAGATTTCACGCTTGAGGAATACACGTCATTGACATTTTGTAATTTGACTAGCtcaacaaagaaaataatgggGGTTCTTATGTACTAATGTGACAGGACCCTTTAGATGGTGCTGTTGACGTAAAGGACAGTGCAAGTGACAATGAGGGTAGTGATGCTGATGAAGCATCTGCTTCACCTTTTGTATTGTTACTTCAATCATACAAAGAAGCATTGGCTAGTAATGATGAAGTCAAAATTGCGCAGCTGGAATCGTCATTAAAATCCATTGAAGATGAGCAAATAGAACTTGAAGGGAAAATAGCTGCTTTATCTGAAGAGTTGTCAATAGAAAAGGATCGGATTCTAAGGATTAGTGCAGACTTTGACAATTTTCGGAAGAGGACAGAGAGAGATCGCCTTTCCCTGGTCACAAATGCTCAGGGTGAAGTTGTAGAAAGTTTATTGTCTGTATTGGATAATTTTGAGAGAGCAAAAACCCAGATTAAGGTGGAGACAGAGGGAGAGGAGAAAATAGTTAACAGCTATCAAA
This sequence is a window from Vigna angularis cultivar LongXiaoDou No.4 chromosome 2, ASM1680809v1, whole genome shotgun sequence. Protein-coding genes within it:
- the LOC108326760 gene encoding uncharacterized protein LOC108326760 isoform X2 — encoded protein: MATVLRTPTFRPAPPPRAAKSPKPSRVAVASFRQSATCKRKPSLLSSLGFPPVPSLRFIRFVPFAFDGDTEAPQVQEPEVQVLDPLDGAVDVKDSASDNEGSDADEASASPFVLLLQSYKEALASNDEVKIAQLESSLKSIEDEQIELEGKIAALSEELSIEKDRILRISADFDNFRKRTERDRLSLVTNAQGEVVESLLSVLDNFERAKTQIKVETEGEEKIVNSYQSIYKQFNEILAALGVEPVETVGTPFDPLARKPVGSKFNHVLDELFQTLYQACSGFLKTLTRF